A portion of the Ignavibacteriales bacterium genome contains these proteins:
- a CDS encoding mannose-1-phosphate guanylyltransferase, producing the protein MELFAVIMAGGVGARFWPRSKEKTPKQLLKIFGENSLIQETVFRLDGLIKNENIFIITNKIQKKAIKNHLPEIPSQNIIDEPFGKNTAAAIGLASLIIEKKCEDAVMITLPADHIIKEKNEFQKTIRNAAEFAYKSKGLLTIGINPTRPETGYGYIQVDESPLEDSIYKVLTFAEKPNYATAVRFIESGDFLWNSGMFIWRVDSILREIDKYMPELSDGLKVIQPEIDTLKFKKTLTKVYGQLKSISVDYGIMEKSSIVYLISGSFSWSDVGSWEEVFQLSTKDGEGNAIPSCNYTQNSSDSYVYSPKKFVALIGVENLIVIDTKDALLVCKRDQAQAVKNVVDYLKMKKMTKHL; encoded by the coding sequence ATGGAATTATTTGCGGTTATTATGGCTGGAGGTGTTGGTGCACGCTTTTGGCCCAGAAGCAAAGAGAAGACGCCAAAACAGTTATTAAAAATATTTGGGGAAAATTCACTGATCCAGGAAACTGTTTTTAGATTGGATGGATTAATAAAAAATGAAAATATATTTATCATCACTAATAAAATTCAGAAGAAAGCAATCAAGAACCATCTTCCCGAAATTCCTTCCCAAAATATTATTGATGAACCATTTGGTAAAAATACTGCAGCAGCAATCGGACTCGCATCATTAATCATCGAAAAGAAATGTGAAGATGCAGTTATGATAACTCTTCCAGCCGATCATATTATCAAAGAGAAAAATGAATTCCAGAAGACTATTCGGAATGCCGCTGAGTTTGCTTACAAATCCAAAGGATTGTTAACCATTGGAATAAATCCAACAAGACCAGAAACTGGATATGGATATATTCAAGTTGATGAATCTCCTTTGGAAGACAGCATTTATAAAGTACTTACTTTTGCAGAAAAACCAAATTATGCTACTGCGGTTCGGTTTATTGAAAGTGGAGATTTTTTATGGAATAGCGGGATGTTCATTTGGCGTGTTGATTCCATTTTAAGAGAAATTGATAAATATATGCCGGAACTTTCGGATGGATTAAAAGTAATTCAACCAGAAATCGATACACTAAAATTCAAAAAAACTCTTACTAAAGTTTATGGACAATTAAAAAGTATTTCTGTGGATTATGGAATTATGGAAAAATCGAGTATTGTTTATTTAATAAGCGGAAGTTTTTCCTGGAGCGATGTTGGAAGTTGGGAAGAAGTTTTTCAGCTTTCCACAAAGGATGGAGAAGGAAACGCAATTCCAAGTTGCAATTATACACAAAACTCGAGTGACTCTTATGTTTATTCACCCAAGAAATTTGTTGCTTTAATCGGAGTTGAAAATTTAATTGTGATAGATACTAAAGATGCGCTGCTTGTTTGCAAACGAGATCAGGCGCAAGCAGTTAAGAATGTGGTTGATTATCTTAAAATGAAAAAAATGACAAAACATTTATAG
- the alr gene encoding alanine racemase → MRPTFAEINLSNLKFNFLNIKKKVRNTKIMAVVKADAYGHGMIECVNAMNSLKEKQPDYYSVALIEEALELRTVIVEQPILVFSPILESNVEEYFKHNILPTVFNENHIKILKKSCNGRKIKVHVKIDTGMGRLGIRFNEAVNFVENLSKQDDIIVDGIYMHFATSDERDKSFAQLQLKRFAEIVKELKHRKVNYGLAHTANSGAIIDLPDSYFDMVRPGISLYGYFPSLETSESIKLKPVMSLISFVSSIKEINKGESVSYGRKFIAKQKTKVATIPIGYADGYVRALTNKVEGIIGGEKYKQVGQVCMDRIMFNIGNGKVKEGNKIILLGKDKKAEVNAWDWSKILGTIPYEITCNISKRIPRVFID, encoded by the coding sequence ATGCGCCCTACTTTTGCTGAGATCAACCTCTCTAATTTGAAGTTCAACTTTTTGAATATAAAAAAGAAAGTTAGAAACACTAAAATTATGGCTGTAGTTAAAGCAGATGCTTATGGACATGGAATGATTGAATGTGTAAATGCTATGAATTCTCTTAAAGAAAAACAACCGGATTATTACAGCGTAGCTTTAATTGAAGAAGCATTGGAATTAAGAACTGTAATTGTCGAACAGCCAATTTTAGTATTTTCACCTATACTTGAATCAAATGTTGAAGAGTACTTTAAGCATAACATTCTTCCCACAGTTTTCAATGAAAATCATATCAAGATTCTAAAGAAATCATGCAATGGAAGAAAAATAAAAGTTCATGTAAAAATTGATACGGGGATGGGAAGACTGGGCATACGGTTTAATGAAGCAGTAAATTTTGTTGAAAATCTTTCAAAACAGGATGATATTATTGTTGATGGAATTTATATGCATTTTGCAACCTCGGATGAAAGGGATAAATCATTTGCCCAGCTACAACTTAAAAGATTTGCTGAAATAGTTAAAGAATTAAAACATAGAAAAGTAAATTATGGTTTAGCACATACTGCAAACAGCGGTGCAATTATAGATTTACCCGATTCCTATTTTGACATGGTTCGTCCGGGAATTTCTTTATATGGGTATTTCCCTTCACTTGAAACAAGCGAATCCATTAAATTAAAACCGGTAATGTCCTTAATTTCATTTGTATCCAGCATAAAAGAAATTAATAAAGGTGAATCAGTTAGTTATGGAAGAAAATTTATTGCTAAACAAAAAACTAAAGTAGCTACAATTCCAATTGGTTACGCAGATGGATACGTCCGGGCACTTACCAACAAAGTTGAAGGAATAATTGGAGGGGAAAAATACAAACAAGTCGGGCAAGTTTGCATGGATAGAATTATGTTTAATATTGGAAATGGTAAAGTTAAAGAAGGAAACAAAATAATTCTTCTTGGCAAAGATAAAAAAGCCGAAGTTAATGCTTGGGATTGGTCGAAGATTTTAGGTACTATTCCTTATGAAATAACCTGTAACATTAGTAAACGGATTCCCAGAGTTTTTATTGACTGA
- a CDS encoding magnesium chelatase → MQIKNYSEIKTLGQLKYSGYSPKPIKDEMRENLVVQLKEKENTFNGIVGYEQTVIPDIHTAILSRHSIILLGLRGQAKTKIARLMINLLDEYIPIVANSELNDDPFNPISRYSLDLIAEYGDETPIQWVHRSERYTEKLATPDVSIADLIGDVDPIKAANLKLPYSDERVIHFGLIPRSHRGIFVINELPDLQARIQVALFNILQEEDIQIRGFKIRLPLDIQFVFTANPEDYTNRGAIVTPLKDRIDSQILTHYPKSIYVSKEITHQEARITNEQQTKICSSDLVKNLVEQIAFEARESEYVDSKSGVSARLTISAYENLVSTAERRILLNNEKETSIRISDFTGVIPSITGKIELVYEGEQEGPGKVAQILIGKAIRSQFALYFPSPDKLKRSQESNPYQVIVSWFSKGNEVDLLHNVTNSDYKKVLQSVPGLKELINKFHPNEDEQFKLLLMEFALHGLAEYSLLSKFRLESGIQFKDMLSSMFSMSKEDDEDEYDGKDNY, encoded by the coding sequence ATGCAGATTAAAAATTATTCTGAAATAAAAACACTTGGACAATTAAAATATTCCGGTTACTCTCCGAAACCTATTAAAGATGAAATGAGAGAAAACCTTGTTGTTCAACTTAAAGAAAAAGAAAACACTTTTAATGGGATTGTTGGTTACGAACAAACTGTAATTCCAGATATTCATACTGCAATTCTATCCAGACACAGTATTATTCTGCTTGGATTGCGTGGACAAGCAAAAACCAAAATTGCAAGGTTGATGATCAATCTTCTCGATGAATATATTCCAATTGTTGCAAATTCAGAATTGAATGATGATCCGTTCAATCCAATTTCAAGGTACTCACTTGATTTAATAGCTGAATATGGTGATGAAACTCCAATTCAGTGGGTACACAGAAGTGAACGATATACAGAAAAACTTGCAACACCGGATGTTTCCATTGCTGATTTGATTGGTGATGTTGATCCAATAAAAGCTGCTAACTTAAAACTTCCATACTCTGATGAAAGAGTTATTCACTTTGGATTAATTCCTCGTTCGCACAGAGGCATTTTTGTAATTAATGAATTGCCGGATTTGCAGGCAAGAATCCAGGTTGCTTTATTCAATATTTTACAAGAAGAAGATATTCAAATCCGCGGATTCAAGATACGTTTACCACTTGATATTCAATTTGTATTTACAGCTAATCCGGAAGATTACACAAATCGTGGTGCAATTGTTACACCGTTGAAAGATAGAATAGACAGCCAAATTTTAACGCACTATCCAAAATCGATTTATGTTTCTAAAGAAATTACACACCAGGAAGCAAGAATAACCAATGAACAACAAACTAAAATTTGCTCTTCAGATTTAGTGAAAAATTTAGTTGAACAAATTGCATTTGAAGCGCGTGAAAGCGAATATGTTGATTCAAAGAGCGGTGTTTCTGCAAGATTAACTATCTCTGCTTATGAAAATCTTGTGAGTACTGCCGAGCGCAGAATTTTGTTGAATAATGAAAAGGAAACTTCAATCAGAATTTCTGACTTTACTGGAGTAATTCCATCCATAACCGGAAAGATAGAACTAGTTTATGAAGGTGAGCAGGAAGGACCTGGCAAGGTTGCTCAAATTTTAATTGGCAAAGCTATTCGTTCTCAGTTTGCGCTTTACTTTCCAAGTCCGGATAAACTAAAGCGAAGCCAGGAATCGAATCCATACCAGGTAATTGTTAGTTGGTTTTCCAAAGGAAATGAGGTTGACCTGCTGCATAATGTTACCAATTCAGATTATAAAAAAGTTTTGCAAAGTGTTCCTGGTTTAAAAGAATTGATAAACAAATTTCATCCAAATGAAGATGAACAATTTAAATTATTATTGATGGAGTTTGCACTGCACGGTTTAGCTGAATATTCTTTACTTAGCAAATTCAGATTGGAATCCGGAATACAATTTAAAGATATGTTAAGCAGTATGTTCTCTATGTCAAAGGAAGATGATGAAGATGAGTATGATGGAAAAGATAATTATTGA
- a CDS encoding TldD/PmbA family protein, giving the protein MDNKERLALAEWVIKHAIKSGADQVSASIHNNRSVEIEHRNKKLDKLQESTQNSLSLQIYAKQRYSGHSTSDLRKDSLEKFIEEAVASTKYLTEDEYRKLPDPKYYPTKIEGDLKLVDSNYEKVDPADRVKMAAEIEQVAMAQSDKIISTTAGYSDGIYEGIQVHSNGFSGESGGTYFSAGAEVTVKDNADGRPEDWYYATTRFYKELPPCELLGKYAVQRALQKIGQKKIASGKYTMLVENRTSSRILSLFQGAMTARAIQQKSSWLDGMLGKKIASDVLTIIDDPFVEKGMGSRHFDSEGIAAKKRVMIDKGVLQHYYVDNYYGKKIDMEPTSGSPSNLFFEYGTKSFDDMRKELKRGIIVNGFIGGNSNSTTGDFSFGIVGLLIENGEIVHPLNEMNISGNAKEFLNQLVAMGNDPYPYSSVKIPSMLFENVDFSGI; this is encoded by the coding sequence ATGGACAATAAAGAAAGATTGGCATTAGCCGAATGGGTTATTAAACACGCAATAAAGAGTGGTGCAGATCAGGTATCAGCATCTATACACAACAATAGATCAGTAGAAATTGAACATAGAAATAAAAAATTAGATAAGCTTCAGGAATCAACACAAAATTCTCTTTCGTTACAGATTTATGCCAAGCAGCGTTATTCTGGTCATAGTACAAGCGATTTAAGAAAAGATTCACTTGAAAAATTTATAGAAGAAGCTGTTGCAAGTACAAAATATCTTACTGAAGATGAATACCGCAAACTTCCTGATCCAAAATATTATCCAACAAAAATTGAAGGTGATCTTAAATTAGTAGATAGTAATTACGAAAAAGTTGATCCGGCGGATCGGGTGAAAATGGCAGCCGAGATTGAACAGGTTGCAATGGCACAAAGCGATAAAATTATTTCTACAACTGCTGGTTACTCAGATGGAATTTATGAAGGTATCCAGGTACATAGCAATGGATTTTCTGGCGAATCAGGTGGAACATATTTTTCGGCTGGTGCAGAAGTAACAGTTAAAGACAATGCCGATGGACGACCGGAAGATTGGTACTATGCTACTACTCGTTTTTATAAAGAACTACCACCATGCGAATTATTAGGCAAATATGCTGTTCAACGTGCATTACAAAAAATCGGGCAGAAAAAAATAGCATCCGGAAAATATACAATGCTGGTGGAAAACAGAACGAGTTCAAGAATACTTTCATTATTCCAGGGTGCAATGACTGCACGCGCAATTCAACAAAAGAGTTCCTGGCTTGATGGCATGCTTGGGAAGAAAATTGCATCCGATGTTTTAACTATTATTGATGATCCTTTTGTGGAAAAAGGAATGGGTTCCCGTCATTTTGATAGTGAAGGAATTGCAGCTAAAAAGCGAGTAATGATAGATAAAGGAGTTCTCCAGCATTATTATGTTGATAATTATTATGGAAAAAAGATTGATATGGAACCAACTTCTGGTTCACCATCAAATCTTTTCTTTGAGTATGGAACAAAATCATTCGATGATATGCGCAAGGAATTGAAAAGAGGAATCATTGTAAATGGTTTCATTGGCGGAAATTCTAATTCAACAACAGGTGATTTTTCATTTGGTATCGTTGGTCTTCTGATTGAAAACGGAGAAATTGTTCATCCGTTAAATGAAATGAATATTTCCGGCAATGCGAAAGAATTTCTAAATCAACTGGTTGCAATGGGAAATGATCCTTATCCGTATTCTTCAGTTAAAATTCCAAGCATGTTGTTTGAGAATGTTGATTTCAGCGGTATCTGA
- a CDS encoding metallopeptidase TldD-related protein gives MSSKISRRAFLERSSKGLVAVALIPPFLKSNLDKAFPLTKGVDMKLLDYYNHFGIDEKLISEIMSEALSRGGDYCDLFFEHSIANYIGLEDKAVNRAYSDVGFGVGIRVLKGDQTGYSFSEEITPKAMKLAALTAANIADSKSVIKQVQLKLKDAPNYYPIETPWEQIGIDKKIPYLQQINDKVFAEDKRIIKSNIWFTNETKYILLANSDGVIQFDYQPMGQISVSCNAEQNGKREQNYFDLSGRRGIEFFTPANIDRLAKESVRRTVELFEAVKPDAGEMPVVLAAGSSGILLHEAIGHGMEADFNRKNISIFSDKINKPVAEKFVNIVDDATNPNIRGSINIDDEGNPTEKTFLVENGILRSYLHDRISAQYYKVKPTGSGRRESFRFAPQPRMRNTYMLPGPHTKDEIIASVKKGIYAESFTNGQVFIGAGDFTFYVKSGYLIEDGKLTKPIKDINIIGNGPKVLADIQMVADDMQMAEGGWTCGKNGQGVPVSMGLPTVKVGKITVGGVKA, from the coding sequence ATGAGTTCAAAAATCTCACGGCGTGCTTTTCTAGAAAGAAGTTCAAAGGGATTAGTAGCTGTTGCGTTAATTCCACCTTTTCTTAAATCAAATTTAGATAAAGCATTTCCACTAACTAAGGGAGTTGATATGAAACTCCTTGACTATTACAATCATTTTGGTATTGACGAAAAATTAATTAGCGAAATTATGTCTGAAGCTTTGTCCAGGGGAGGAGATTACTGCGATCTTTTCTTTGAGCACAGCATTGCTAATTACATTGGACTTGAAGACAAAGCTGTAAACCGGGCATATAGCGATGTTGGTTTTGGAGTTGGAATCCGTGTATTAAAAGGGGATCAGACCGGATATTCTTTTTCGGAAGAGATAACTCCCAAAGCGATGAAACTGGCTGCACTAACTGCCGCCAATATTGCAGATTCTAAAAGTGTAATTAAACAAGTCCAGCTTAAACTTAAGGACGCTCCAAATTATTATCCGATAGAAACACCATGGGAGCAAATCGGAATCGATAAAAAAATTCCATACCTGCAACAGATTAACGATAAAGTTTTTGCTGAAGACAAGCGCATTATTAAATCCAATATTTGGTTTACCAATGAAACTAAATATATTCTGCTTGCTAATTCGGATGGTGTAATTCAATTCGATTACCAACCGATGGGACAAATATCCGTTAGCTGTAATGCAGAACAAAATGGTAAAAGAGAACAAAACTATTTCGATCTATCCGGGAGAAGAGGAATTGAATTTTTTACTCCGGCTAATATCGATAGGCTTGCTAAAGAATCTGTAAGAAGAACAGTAGAATTATTTGAAGCAGTTAAACCTGATGCCGGGGAAATGCCGGTTGTGCTTGCTGCCGGAAGTTCTGGTATTCTTCTTCACGAAGCAATTGGTCATGGTATGGAAGCGGATTTTAACCGGAAGAACATTTCAATCTTTAGCGATAAAATTAATAAACCAGTTGCAGAAAAATTTGTTAATATTGTTGATGATGCAACCAATCCAAACATCCGCGGTTCAATTAATATTGATGATGAAGGAAATCCCACAGAAAAAACTTTCTTAGTAGAAAACGGAATATTAAGAAGTTACCTGCACGATAGAATAAGTGCACAGTATTATAAAGTTAAACCAACTGGCAGCGGTCGCAGAGAATCATTCCGGTTTGCACCCCAACCGCGAATGAGAAATACATATATGCTGCCAGGTCCACACACAAAAGATGAAATAATTGCAAGCGTAAAAAAAGGAATTTATGCCGAATCGTTTACTAATGGACAAGTATTTATTGGTGCAGGCGATTTTACCTTCTATGTAAAATCCGGTTACTTAATTGAGGATGGAAAATTAACCAAACCAATTAAAGACATTAACATAATTGGAAATGGTCCCAAAGTTCTTGCCGATATTCAAATGGTTGCCGATGACATGCAAATGGCTGAAGGCGGCTGGACTTGCGGAAAGAATGGACAGGGCGTTCCTGTTTCTATGGGCTTGCCAACGGTTAAAGTAGGTAAAATAACTGTGGGCGGAGTAAAAGCTTAA
- a CDS encoding T9SS type A sorting domain-containing protein: MKSLILALLTFLIISIIAFPQVVSNESICELKAKTLLKKNPAEIQTVNFYNYIAINEVKMWASNNGSGCTTPSGAGFLWPGGENATLSAIFADGLIWGGKVNNQVTVNGNTHRTAFAAGKILPNGLPDDPTLMGNRVYKIRKDWMSLPQGEKRDAYQKDLTEWPVWDGAPWKDANGNGSYDVGEANFYGDEVLWSVSNDLDSVKSNYNFGNNPFGFEVQTCIYAFNQPGLENVVFKKQTIINKGNSNVEDMYLGYFVDPDLGNAVDDYAGSHPVLNMVYCYNSDNKDEAQYGGYGTAPPAVGYMILQGPIVPGTQNDSAIINDRWKTGYKNLPLTSFMLYNCGSTIYGCPAYGDAIPYYNGLKGLMKDGNPIIDPVTGQATTLVLNGDPSTKTGWYEGAGWPGGLPAGERYFIFSSGPFNFAPGDTQEVVIAIAIARGTDNINSVSVLKNTKLEVQNFFNRSVTEVQKSSDQIPAKFELYQNYPNPFNPSTTISFVIPNSSFVILKIFDILGEEVATLINEELTAGIHHYTLSTVNYKLSSGVYFYQLKVGNSIETKKLVLMK; the protein is encoded by the coding sequence ATGAAATCTTTAATTCTTGCTTTGTTAACATTTCTGATAATTTCAATAATTGCTTTTCCACAAGTCGTTTCCAATGAATCAATATGCGAATTGAAAGCAAAAACCCTTTTGAAGAAAAATCCCGCTGAGATTCAAACTGTAAATTTTTATAATTATATCGCTATAAATGAAGTAAAAATGTGGGCAAGTAACAACGGATCGGGTTGTACTACTCCATCGGGTGCAGGTTTTTTATGGCCTGGTGGAGAAAATGCAACTTTAAGTGCAATTTTTGCTGATGGTCTGATCTGGGGTGGAAAAGTAAATAATCAGGTAACGGTTAATGGCAACACTCACAGAACGGCATTTGCCGCCGGAAAGATATTACCAAATGGATTACCTGATGATCCAACTTTGATGGGGAACCGAGTGTACAAAATCAGAAAGGACTGGATGAGCTTACCGCAGGGAGAGAAACGAGATGCTTACCAAAAAGATCTAACGGAATGGCCTGTATGGGATGGAGCTCCCTGGAAAGATGCAAACGGAAACGGCAGTTATGATGTTGGTGAAGCAAATTTTTACGGCGATGAAGTTTTGTGGTCTGTTTCCAATGACTTGGACAGCGTTAAGTCAAACTATAATTTTGGGAATAATCCATTTGGATTCGAAGTGCAAACTTGTATTTATGCATTCAATCAACCCGGATTAGAAAACGTAGTATTTAAAAAACAAACAATTATTAACAAGGGGAATTCCAATGTTGAGGATATGTATCTTGGTTATTTTGTAGATCCCGATTTAGGAAATGCAGTTGATGATTATGCAGGTTCACATCCTGTTCTTAATATGGTTTATTGCTATAACAGCGATAACAAAGATGAAGCTCAATATGGAGGTTATGGCACTGCGCCTCCTGCTGTTGGATATATGATTCTTCAAGGTCCGATTGTGCCAGGTACACAGAATGATAGTGCAATAATTAATGATCGATGGAAAACCGGGTATAAGAATCTTCCTTTAACTTCGTTTATGCTTTATAATTGTGGAAGTACAATCTATGGTTGTCCGGCATATGGAGATGCAATTCCATATTACAACGGACTAAAAGGATTAATGAAAGATGGTAATCCCATAATCGATCCTGTCACAGGACAGGCAACCACTCTTGTACTTAATGGAGATCCATCTACAAAAACAGGTTGGTATGAAGGAGCAGGCTGGCCTGGTGGACTTCCAGCCGGTGAAAGATATTTTATATTTAGTTCTGGTCCATTCAACTTTGCACCTGGTGATACTCAGGAAGTTGTAATTGCAATAGCGATAGCGCGGGGAACAGACAACATTAACAGTGTTTCTGTTTTGAAGAATACAAAATTAGAAGTCCAAAACTTTTTCAATCGTTCTGTAACTGAAGTTCAAAAAAGTAGTGATCAAATTCCGGCTAAGTTTGAGCTTTACCAGAATTATCCTAATCCGTTTAATCCCTCAACTACTATTTCGTTCGTAATTCCTAATTCGTCATTCGTAATTCTAAAAATCTTTGATATACTCGGTGAAGAAGTAGCAACTTTAATTAATGAAGAACTTACAGCCGGCATTCATCATTATACATTATCAACTGTAAATTATAAATTATCCAGCGGAGTTTACTTTTATCAGCTAAAAGTTGGCAATTCCATAGAGACTAAGAAACTTGTTTTAATGAAGTAA